In the Streptomyces formicae genome, one interval contains:
- a CDS encoding PDZ domain-containing protein, protein MDDTALRPKPMPGQEPCGPGRAPGSSSGRGFGKRSGNKSGKRFGGGRRPHALRRRGRRLTTLLSGLLLAAVLVLSGIGIGTVGATVIGMSKLAEMQRAAPPGAGAKAGHAPEQRSSASRAPGGAPHHTAAPARPVRPATLGVEAVDAPGGPGALLVGVHVPGPGYTAGLVRGDTLLAFGGTRVRSAASLASAVAGTRPGKEVTLTVRHEGGGRQVLSVRPGVVT, encoded by the coding sequence ATGGATGACACCGCGTTGCGTCCCAAGCCGATGCCGGGGCAGGAGCCCTGCGGCCCCGGGAGGGCTCCGGGCAGTAGTTCAGGAAGGGGCTTCGGCAAGAGGTCCGGCAACAAATCCGGCAAGAGGTTCGGCGGGGGCCGGCGGCCGCACGCCCTGAGGCGGCGCGGCAGGCGCCTGACGACTCTCCTGTCGGGCCTGCTGCTCGCCGCGGTCCTGGTGCTCTCGGGCATCGGCATCGGGACGGTGGGCGCCACCGTCATCGGCATGAGCAAGCTCGCCGAGATGCAGCGGGCGGCGCCGCCGGGCGCGGGCGCGAAGGCGGGGCACGCTCCCGAGCAGCGGTCTTCCGCGTCCCGCGCACCCGGCGGGGCGCCGCACCACACCGCCGCCCCTGCGAGGCCCGTACGGCCCGCCACCCTCGGCGTCGAGGCCGTCGATGCTCCCGGCGGCCCCGGCGCCCTGCTCGTCGGCGTGCACGTCCCGGGGCCCGGGTACACCGCGGGACTCGTGCGCGGCGACACGCTGCTCGCGTTCGGCGGGACCCGGGTCCGCTCGGCGGCGTCCCTCGCGTCGGCGGTCGCCGGGACGCGTCCGGGCAAGGAGGTGACGCTGACGGTCCGCCACGAGGGCGGTGGGCGACAGGTGCTCTCGGTGCGGCCGGGCGTCGTGACCTGA
- a CDS encoding aminopeptidase P family protein, which translates to MSSAPAPRTADEPVPFTAADYRARMERAAAAAADAGLAGVLVAPGPDLTWLTGYRPTAATERLTTLVLAAGQDPVLVVPTLEAPDAERAVGAAALTLRDWTDGKDPYAVTAPLLDVDGRFAVSDNAWAMHLLGFQKALPGTSYVSLTEALPMLRAVKDAAELERLAAAGAAADATYEEIQKVPFAGRRETDVAADLAELLRRFGHSQVDFTVVGSGPNGANPHHEAGERVIEHGDMVVLDFGGLLHGYGSDTSRTVHVGEPTAEEQRVHDVVREAQAAGCAAVRPGAACQDVDRAARAVITEFGYGERFIHRTGHGIGVTTHEPPYMIEGEEQPLVPGMCFSVEPGIYLPGRFGVRIEDIVTVTEDGGRRLNGTAREMAIVS; encoded by the coding sequence ATGAGCAGCGCGCCCGCGCCCCGCACCGCCGACGAGCCCGTGCCCTTCACCGCTGCCGACTACCGGGCCCGCATGGAGCGGGCCGCCGCCGCGGCGGCCGACGCCGGTCTCGCGGGCGTCCTCGTCGCCCCGGGGCCCGACCTGACGTGGCTCACCGGCTACCGCCCCACCGCCGCCACCGAGCGCCTCACCACGCTCGTGCTCGCCGCGGGCCAGGACCCCGTCCTCGTGGTGCCGACCCTGGAGGCCCCGGACGCCGAGCGGGCCGTGGGCGCCGCCGCGCTCACGCTGCGCGACTGGACCGACGGCAAGGACCCGTACGCCGTCACCGCCCCGCTCCTGGACGTGGACGGCCGCTTCGCGGTGAGCGACAACGCCTGGGCGATGCACCTGCTCGGCTTCCAGAAGGCGCTGCCGGGCACCTCGTACGTCTCCCTCACGGAAGCGCTGCCGATGCTCCGCGCCGTCAAGGACGCCGCCGAGCTGGAGCGGCTCGCGGCGGCCGGTGCCGCGGCCGACGCGACGTACGAGGAGATCCAGAAGGTGCCCTTCGCGGGCCGCAGGGAGACGGACGTCGCCGCCGACCTCGCCGAGCTGCTGCGGCGGTTCGGGCACTCCCAGGTCGACTTCACCGTGGTCGGCTCGGGTCCCAACGGCGCCAACCCCCACCACGAGGCGGGCGAGCGCGTCATCGAGCACGGCGACATGGTCGTCCTCGACTTCGGCGGCCTGCTGCACGGCTACGGCTCGGACACCTCGCGCACGGTCCACGTCGGCGAGCCGACCGCCGAGGAGCAGCGCGTGCACGACGTGGTGCGCGAGGCGCAGGCGGCGGGCTGCGCGGCGGTCAGGCCCGGCGCGGCCTGCCAGGACGTCGACCGCGCCGCCCGCGCAGTGATCACCGAGTTCGGCTACGGCGAGCGCTTCATCCACCGCACCGGACACGGCATCGGCGTCACCACCCACGAACCGCCCTACATGATCGAGGGCGAGGAACAGCCGCTCGTGCCGGGAATGTGCTTCTCCGTAGAGCCCGGCATCTATCTGCCCGGCCGCTTCGGCGTGCGCATCGAGGACATCGTGACCGTCACGGAGGACGGCGGGCGGCGCCTGAACGGCACCGCCCGCGAGATGGCGATCGTCAGCTGA
- a CDS encoding aldo/keto reductase encodes MQQRFLGRTGLRVSELCFGAMMFGSGADEATSHRMLDTFTEAGGTFIDTADMYGRGVSEEILGRWLKGRRRDDLVIATKVFATMSDAPNAGGLSRKHIVSAVEASLRRLGTDYIDLYQTHVWDATTPIEETLSTLDTLVKAGKVRYVGASNLSGAQLQKALDVARARDWEPYSCLQPLYNLLAREVEWELLPLSAADGVGVIPYSPLQGGWLSGKFRRGMASPPEGARGSGAWERRDTEETWQVVDALVEIADATGHTPAQVALRWLLQRPGVTAPIVGARSVEQLSDNLGAAGWELTADQDERLTSVSARPLPYPYDVLASYPGREPRTGPRTDFS; translated from the coding sequence ATGCAGCAGCGATTCCTGGGCCGTACGGGACTGCGCGTCAGTGAGCTGTGCTTCGGCGCGATGATGTTCGGCAGCGGTGCCGACGAGGCGACGTCGCACCGCATGCTGGACACGTTCACGGAAGCGGGCGGCACGTTCATCGACACGGCCGACATGTACGGGCGCGGGGTGTCGGAGGAAATCCTCGGCCGCTGGCTCAAGGGGCGGCGCAGGGACGACCTCGTCATCGCCACCAAGGTGTTCGCCACCATGAGCGACGCCCCCAACGCGGGCGGCCTGAGCCGCAAGCACATCGTGTCGGCGGTGGAGGCGAGCCTGCGGCGCCTCGGCACCGACTACATCGACCTCTACCAGACGCACGTGTGGGACGCGACGACGCCGATCGAGGAGACCCTGTCCACGCTGGACACCCTCGTGAAGGCGGGCAAGGTGCGCTACGTGGGGGCGAGCAACCTCTCCGGGGCGCAGTTGCAGAAGGCCCTCGACGTGGCGCGGGCCCGCGACTGGGAGCCGTACTCCTGTCTGCAGCCGCTGTACAACCTCCTCGCGCGCGAGGTCGAGTGGGAGCTGCTGCCGCTGAGCGCGGCCGACGGCGTCGGCGTCATTCCGTACAGCCCGCTCCAGGGCGGCTGGCTCTCGGGCAAGTTCCGGCGCGGCATGGCCAGTCCGCCCGAGGGGGCGCGGGGTTCGGGCGCCTGGGAGCGGCGGGACACCGAGGAGACCTGGCAGGTGGTCGACGCCCTCGTGGAGATCGCCGACGCCACCGGGCACACCCCCGCGCAGGTGGCGCTGCGCTGGCTGCTCCAGCGGCCGGGGGTGACCGCGCCCATCGTCGGGGCGCGGTCCGTCGAGCAGTTGAGCGACAACCTCGGCGCCGCCGGCTGGGAGTTGACGGCCGATCAGGACGAGCGGCTGACGTCGGTGAGCGCGCGACCGCTGCCCTATCCGTACGACGTCCTGGCGTCCTACCCGGGCCGCGAACCGCGCACGGGGCCGCGCACGGACTTCAGCTGA
- the treZ gene encoding malto-oligosyltrehalose trehalohydrolase — protein MRFEVWAPQAAQVALECAGDTHALARDEERAGWWTVDAEARDGTRYGFSLDGGPVLPDPRSRRQPDGPDGLSAVVEHTRHAWRTPWAGRGIRDAVLYELHVGTYTREGTLDAAAARLGHLAELGVTHVELMPLCPFPGRHGWGYEGVSLWAVHEPYGGPEALKRFVDAAHALGLGVVLDVVHNHLGPSGNYLPAFGPYFTETHQTPWGAAVNLDAPGSDEVRAYLIGSALAWLRDYRIDGLRLDAVHALRDTRACHFLEELSAAVDSLAAELGRPLSLIGESDLADPRVVTPRATGGLGLHAQWNDDFHHALHTALTGESQGYYEDFARAPLAALGKTLTRAFFHDGTYSTFRGRAHGRPVDRARTPAYRFLGYAQTHDQIGNRAQGDRLAAALSPGLLACAAALTLTGPFTPMLFMGEEWGATTPWQFFTDHTDPELAEAVRRGRRREFAAHGWAEEDIPDPQDHGTRDRSCLDWDEPAEGHHARLLAWHRELIALRRARGDLTDPDLASVRVAHDESARWFAFRRGDLRIAVNLGKEEVAVPLDGRHARVLAAWETVEAPGADGVVRLPAESCVILGTA, from the coding sequence GTGAGGTTCGAGGTGTGGGCACCGCAGGCCGCGCAGGTCGCACTGGAGTGCGCGGGCGACACGCACGCGTTGGCGCGTGACGAGGAGCGCGCGGGGTGGTGGACGGTGGACGCGGAGGCCCGGGACGGCACGCGCTACGGCTTCTCGCTGGACGGCGGCCCCGTCCTGCCCGACCCGCGCTCGCGGCGCCAGCCGGACGGGCCCGACGGACTCAGCGCCGTCGTCGAGCACACCCGCCACGCGTGGCGCACGCCCTGGGCGGGGCGCGGCATCCGCGACGCGGTCCTGTACGAGCTGCACGTGGGGACGTACACGCGCGAGGGCACGCTCGACGCGGCGGCCGCCCGGCTCGGGCATCTCGCCGAGCTCGGTGTGACGCACGTGGAGTTGATGCCGCTGTGCCCCTTCCCCGGCCGCCACGGCTGGGGTTACGAAGGGGTGTCGCTGTGGGCGGTCCACGAGCCTTACGGCGGCCCCGAGGCGCTGAAACGATTTGTCGACGCGGCGCACGCGCTGGGGCTCGGCGTCGTCCTCGACGTCGTGCACAACCACCTCGGCCCGTCCGGCAACTACCTGCCCGCGTTCGGCCCGTACTTCACGGAGACCCACCAGACGCCCTGGGGCGCGGCGGTCAATCTGGACGCGCCCGGCTCGGACGAGGTGCGCGCGTACCTGATCGGCAGCGCGCTCGCCTGGCTGCGGGACTACCGGATCGACGGCCTGCGGCTGGACGCGGTGCACGCGCTGCGCGACACGCGCGCGTGCCACTTCCTGGAGGAACTCTCCGCCGCCGTCGACTCCTTGGCCGCCGAGCTCGGCAGGCCGCTGTCCCTGATCGGCGAGTCCGACCTGGCCGATCCACGGGTCGTCACGCCGCGCGCGACCGGCGGCCTCGGCCTGCACGCGCAGTGGAACGACGACTTCCACCACGCCCTGCACACCGCGCTCACCGGCGAATCGCAGGGCTACTACGAGGACTTCGCGCGGGCCCCGCTCGCCGCGCTCGGCAAGACGCTGACGCGCGCCTTCTTCCACGACGGGACGTACTCGACCTTCCGCGGCCGCGCCCACGGCCGCCCCGTGGACCGCGCGCGGACCCCCGCGTACCGCTTCCTCGGCTACGCGCAGACGCACGACCAGATAGGCAACCGCGCGCAGGGCGACAGGCTCGCCGCCGCCCTCTCCCCCGGCCTGCTCGCCTGCGCGGCCGCGCTGACGCTCACGGGGCCGTTCACGCCGATGCTGTTCATGGGCGAGGAGTGGGGCGCCACGACGCCCTGGCAGTTCTTCACCGACCACACCGACCCCGAGCTCGCCGAAGCCGTACGCCGGGGCAGGCGGCGGGAGTTCGCGGCGCACGGCTGGGCCGAGGAGGACATCCCCGATCCGCAGGACCACGGCACGCGGGACCGGTCCTGCCTCGACTGGGACGAGCCGGCCGAAGGACACCACGCGCGCCTGCTCGCCTGGCACCGCGAACTGATCGCGCTGCGCCGCGCCAGGGGCGATCTGACCGACCCCGATCTGGCGTCGGTACGGGTCGCCCACGACGAGAGCGCCCGCTGGTTCGCGTTCCGGCGCGGGGACCTGCGGATCGCCGTGAACCTCGGCAAGGAAGAGGTCGCCGTACCGCTGGACGGCCGCCACGCGCGCGTGCTCGCCGCCTGGGAGACGGTCGAGGCTCCCGGCGCGGACGGGGTGGTGCGGCTGCCCGCCGAATCGTGCGTGATCCTGGGCACCGCGTAG
- a CDS encoding DUF1707 and FHA domain-containing protein, which yields MTSSFEFSTYPARVTDAERDRALDALKEGAALGRLSHDTFLRRMELVLSASKPDELAVLTADLRTESRWQRAVLGGVEAVSGFTMKLRRAWQAERLPKLMLPSPESPYPLRIGRDPANGLRLSHDTVSRVHAELRRQGGMWVLRDLGSTNGTSVNGRRVTGAAVVQDGDLVSFGRMAFRLSVT from the coding sequence GTGACATCCTCCTTCGAGTTCTCCACATACCCCGCGCGCGTGACGGACGCCGAGCGCGACCGGGCGCTGGACGCACTCAAGGAGGGCGCCGCGCTCGGCAGGCTCTCCCACGACACGTTCCTGCGGCGCATGGAGCTGGTGCTCTCCGCCAGCAAGCCGGACGAACTGGCCGTGCTCACCGCCGATCTGCGCACCGAGAGCCGCTGGCAGCGGGCGGTGCTCGGCGGCGTCGAGGCGGTCTCCGGTTTCACGATGAAGCTGCGCAGGGCGTGGCAGGCCGAGCGCCTGCCGAAGCTGATGCTGCCGTCTCCGGAGAGCCCGTACCCGCTGCGCATCGGGCGCGACCCGGCCAACGGGCTGCGGCTCAGCCACGACACCGTCTCCCGCGTCCACGCCGAGCTGCGCAGGCAGGGCGGCATGTGGGTGCTGCGCGACCTCGGCTCGACCAACGGCACGTCGGTGAACGGCCGCAGGGTGACCGGCGCGGCCGTCGTCCAGGACGGCGACCTGGTGAGCTTCGGGCGGATGGCCTTCCGCCTCTCCGTCACCTGA
- a CDS encoding M14 family zinc carboxypeptidase translates to MADQTGVSQLAVQRYPTVPELTSSAQQLVAHRPDLGTLRQIGASRAGRPLHLLSVGRSARAVLVVAGAHANEPTGGSTLLHLAEWTLRDRRLRADTSWHFLLCADPDGAHLHRTPAPRTLLDYHRNFFRPAGPEQPEWSPSVLPPDLLPPETRALTSVIDELRPYLQVSLHGTDLGGSWVQLTKDIPGLAEPFAKSAAELHIPVEAGASDAAGWPASGPGVHILPGPGVDAAYPSLPEDARLTTWHHAHRYGGRTAIVEVPMWASDLVDDAATHPSPVRAMRILARRLRRDAGLVEEILVEALPRLPEGAEGPLLRAARWALALVPGLADDWGRLPPAGTSRAYIGSVDAFGRRLPLRAAAMLLRVLEDAGDRAAPRLEQLVTLWSNAFAERFRARWVPMEDQVEHQSRTTLAAARHARVPGD, encoded by the coding sequence GTGGCGGACCAGACGGGGGTGAGTCAACTGGCGGTGCAGCGCTACCCCACTGTTCCCGAACTCACCTCTTCCGCACAGCAGTTGGTCGCCCACCGCCCCGACCTGGGCACCCTGCGGCAGATCGGCGCGTCACGCGCGGGCAGGCCGCTGCATCTGCTCTCCGTGGGGCGCTCCGCCCGCGCCGTCCTCGTCGTCGCGGGGGCACACGCCAACGAACCGACCGGCGGCTCCACCCTCCTGCACCTCGCCGAGTGGACCCTGCGCGACCGACGGCTGCGCGCCGACACCTCCTGGCACTTCCTGCTCTGCGCGGACCCGGACGGCGCGCACCTGCACCGCACGCCCGCCCCGCGCACGCTCCTGGACTACCACCGGAACTTCTTCCGCCCGGCGGGTCCCGAGCAGCCCGAGTGGTCGCCCTCCGTACTGCCGCCGGACCTGCTGCCTCCCGAGACCCGCGCCCTGACCTCGGTCATCGACGAACTGCGGCCGTACTTGCAGGTGTCCCTGCACGGCACCGATCTGGGCGGCAGCTGGGTGCAGTTGACGAAGGACATCCCTGGGCTCGCCGAGCCGTTCGCCAAGTCGGCGGCCGAGCTGCACATCCCGGTCGAGGCGGGGGCGTCGGACGCGGCGGGCTGGCCGGCCTCCGGACCCGGCGTGCACATCCTGCCCGGACCCGGCGTTGACGCCGCCTACCCGAGCCTGCCGGAGGACGCCAGGCTCACCACCTGGCACCACGCCCACCGGTACGGCGGCCGCACCGCGATCGTCGAGGTGCCGATGTGGGCGAGCGACCTGGTCGACGACGCCGCGACGCACCCGTCCCCGGTGCGGGCGATGCGGATCCTGGCGCGGCGGCTGCGGCGGGACGCGGGCCTGGTCGAGGAGATCCTCGTCGAGGCGCTGCCGCGGCTCCCCGAGGGCGCCGAGGGACCGCTGCTGAGGGCCGCGCGCTGGGCCCTCGCCCTGGTTCCCGGGCTCGCCGACGACTGGGGACGGCTGCCGCCCGCGGGCACGAGCAGGGCGTACATCGGGAGCGTCGACGCCTTCGGCCGCCGGCTGCCGCTGCGCGCGGCCGCGATGCTGCTACGGGTCCTGGAGGACGCGGGGGACCGCGCGGCGCCCCGTCTCGAACAGCTCGTGACGCTCTGGAGCAACGCCTTCGCCGAGCGGTTCAGGGCCCGCTGGGTGCCGATGGAGGACCAGGTGGAGCACCAGTCGAGGACCACGCTCGCCGCCGCCCGCCACGCGCGCGTACCGGGCGACTGA
- a CDS encoding cytochrome P450: protein MARPPAEAPAPGPHAASSADVEIPTLTVPVTTSPDVARDPYPLYRVLRERRPLVRDEGTGAWLVSRYRDVCAALARPRLVAPPPGRGLAHMEGPTHLAHRALVSSALRGRALAALAAGVSRTAYVLARRIAARQEADLVAEFCQWLPTAAAVAALGLPYEDAARVQELCRGGLAHLGGAHHRDLEACLRPHLARRRAHPGHDLLSVLCTAEIDGRPLSDETVMGVAGTLLGGGGEAAALALGSFLANLLDHPGQLALIRERPELIPGAWAESLRRDPAAHVVLRRAARPVTVAGVPLPAGAVVACLVGSAGRDPARFADPDRYDIFRADPGRVAFGAGRHACPGAELAALTAEHGLRALLDALPGLRWAPGFRPAPEGLLTRGPRTLLVRHG, encoded by the coding sequence TTGGCCCGTCCCCCGGCGGAGGCACCCGCGCCGGGCCCGCACGCCGCCTCTTCGGCCGACGTGGAGATACCCACCCTCACCGTCCCGGTGACCACGTCGCCCGACGTGGCGCGCGACCCGTATCCGCTGTACCGGGTGCTCCGGGAGCGGCGTCCCCTCGTGCGCGACGAGGGGACCGGCGCGTGGCTGGTCAGTCGGTACCGGGATGTGTGTGCCGCGCTCGCGAGGCCGCGGCTCGTCGCGCCGCCGCCGGGGCGCGGCCTCGCGCACATGGAGGGGCCCACGCACCTCGCGCACCGCGCGCTCGTCTCGTCCGCGCTGCGCGGCCGCGCCCTGGCCGCGCTCGCCGCGGGCGTCTCGCGTACCGCCTACGTCCTGGCCCGCCGCATCGCCGCACGCCAGGAGGCCGACCTCGTCGCCGAGTTCTGTCAGTGGCTGCCGACCGCCGCGGCCGTCGCCGCGCTCGGCCTGCCCTACGAAGACGCCGCCCGCGTCCAGGAGTTGTGCCGCGGCGGGCTCGCCCACCTCGGCGGCGCGCACCACCGGGACCTCGAAGCCTGTCTGCGGCCCCATCTGGCGCGCCGCAGGGCCCACCCGGGCCACGACCTGCTCTCCGTCCTGTGCACGGCCGAGATCGACGGACGCCCGCTGTCCGACGAGACCGTGATGGGCGTCGCGGGGACCCTGCTCGGCGGCGGGGGCGAGGCCGCGGCGCTCGCGCTCGGCTCGTTCCTCGCCAATCTCCTCGACCATCCGGGGCAGTTGGCCCTCATCAGGGAGCGCCCCGAGCTGATACCCGGGGCGTGGGCGGAGTCGCTGCGCCGCGACCCGGCCGCCCACGTGGTGCTGCGCCGCGCGGCCCGCCCTGTCACCGTGGCGGGCGTCCCGCTGCCCGCGGGGGCGGTCGTGGCCTGCCTGGTCGGCTCGGCGGGCCGCGACCCCGCGCGGTTCGCCGACCCGGACCGGTACGACATCTTCCGCGCGGATCCCGGCCGCGTAGCGTTCGGCGCGGGCCGCCACGCCTGCCCGGGCGCCGAACTCGCGGCGCTCACCGCCGAGCACGGCCTGCGGGCCCTGCTCGACGCGCTGCCTGGCCTGCGCTGGGCGCCGGGCTTCCGACCGGCGCCCGAGGGGCTCCTGACGCGCGGGCCGCGCACCCTCCTCGTACGCCACGGGTGA
- the treY gene encoding malto-oligosyltrehalose synthase, producing the protein MTPERPRPAVPPAPTATYRLQMQPDFPFAAAEAAVPYLASLGVSHLHLSPVLEAVPGSTHGYDVTDHACVRGELGGEAGLRALSRTARGAGLGLVVDIVPNHMAAVPRHNHALWEVLREGPASPYARWFDIDWEAHAGRVLLPFLGGRIGDELPRLRVDGRILRYHEHAFPIREGTEELPLPALLDAQWYRLAWWRLARTELNYRRFFTISDLIGVRVEDPEVFDATHATVLRLLREGVVDGLRIDHPDGLADPGAYLQRLHEATEGRWTVVEKILADGERLPAAWPVAGTTGYDALRHVDGVFTDPAGAGELLGQYRRFAAPPADRGGDWGPTVRRAAYKVVTHELAAEVDRLTRVAAAICAADPALGDHAPWALRTALRELLVRLPVYRPYARGGADPETVLTPGAADEARTAFSVPEEAAAVDVVRDLALGRAGALEGPSAAAVEEFRARFAQTASALRAKAVEDTAFYRHAPLLSAAEVGGAPERPAVSVETFHAYCARVQRDWPYSSTVLSTHDTKRSADVRAGIAVLTQCPRRWADLLVELTEQTTRAGGACAPDPQLAWAAWQTAVGFGFPYDSRLQNALLKHVREAGLHTSWTEPDEAYEKAVTAFADAGPCGPPLYAVASFVRELAPHVRAIVLGAALTHLTMPGVPDLYQGTEGEYRALVDPDNRGPARFQPHVLERLDTQRERWDLSEEKLALTAAALRLRARRHELFGGAATYEPLTAEGPGAAHCVAYARSGEVVVAVTRLSLRLEEAGGWRETELALPAGRWADVLAPEREFDGHTRVAALFAESPVVLLTRLAEE; encoded by the coding sequence ATGACGCCTGAGCGCCCACGGCCCGCGGTGCCGCCCGCACCGACCGCCACGTACCGGCTCCAGATGCAGCCCGACTTCCCCTTCGCCGCCGCCGAGGCGGCCGTCCCCTACCTGGCCTCGCTCGGGGTCTCGCACCTGCACCTGTCGCCGGTGCTGGAAGCGGTCCCGGGCTCCACGCACGGCTACGACGTGACCGACCACGCGTGCGTACGGGGCGAACTCGGCGGCGAGGCGGGCCTCCGGGCCCTCTCGCGCACCGCGCGGGGCGCCGGGCTCGGCCTCGTCGTGGACATCGTGCCCAACCACATGGCGGCCGTGCCGCGCCACAACCACGCCCTGTGGGAGGTGCTGCGCGAGGGCCCCGCCTCGCCCTACGCGCGCTGGTTCGACATCGACTGGGAGGCGCACGCAGGGCGCGTCCTGCTGCCCTTCCTCGGCGGCAGGATCGGCGACGAGCTCCCCCGGCTGCGGGTCGACGGGCGGATCCTGCGCTACCACGAGCACGCGTTCCCGATCCGCGAGGGCACCGAGGAGCTGCCGCTGCCCGCGCTCCTGGACGCGCAGTGGTACCGGCTCGCCTGGTGGCGACTGGCCCGTACCGAGCTCAACTACCGGCGCTTCTTCACCATTTCGGACCTCATAGGGGTGCGCGTCGAGGACCCCGAGGTGTTCGACGCGACCCATGCGACGGTGCTGCGGCTGCTGCGCGAAGGAGTCGTCGACGGACTGCGGATCGACCATCCCGACGGGCTCGCGGACCCCGGGGCGTACCTCCAGCGGCTGCACGAGGCCACCGAGGGGCGCTGGACGGTCGTCGAGAAGATCCTCGCCGACGGCGAACGGCTGCCCGCCGCCTGGCCGGTGGCGGGCACCACCGGCTACGACGCGCTGCGCCACGTCGACGGCGTCTTCACCGACCCGGCGGGCGCCGGTGAACTCCTGGGCCAGTACCGGCGCTTCGCCGCGCCGCCCGCCGACCGGGGCGGCGACTGGGGGCCGACGGTGCGCCGCGCCGCGTACAAGGTCGTCACGCACGAGCTGGCCGCCGAGGTGGACCGCCTCACGCGCGTGGCCGCGGCGATCTGCGCCGCGGACCCCGCCCTGGGCGACCACGCGCCGTGGGCGCTGCGCACCGCCCTCAGGGAGCTGCTCGTGCGGCTGCCCGTCTACCGGCCGTACGCCCGTGGGGGCGCGGACCCCGAGACGGTCCTCACCCCCGGGGCCGCCGATGAGGCCAGGACGGCCTTCAGTGTGCCCGAGGAGGCCGCGGCGGTCGATGTCGTGAGGGACTTGGCACTGGGGCGTGCCGGGGCCCTGGAGGGGCCTTCGGCGGCCGCGGTGGAGGAGTTCCGCGCGCGGTTCGCGCAGACGGCGTCCGCGCTGCGCGCCAAGGCGGTCGAGGACACGGCGTTCTACCGGCACGCCCCGCTGCTCTCGGCCGCGGAGGTGGGCGGCGCGCCGGAGCGGCCCGCGGTCTCCGTGGAGACCTTCCACGCGTACTGCGCGCGCGTGCAGCGCGACTGGCCCTACTCGAGCACGGTCCTCTCGACGCACGACACCAAGCGCAGCGCGGACGTGCGCGCGGGCATCGCCGTCCTCACGCAGTGCCCGCGGCGGTGGGCCGACCTGCTCGTCGAGCTGACCGAGCAGACCACGCGCGCGGGCGGGGCCTGCGCGCCCGATCCCCAACTGGCCTGGGCGGCCTGGCAGACCGCGGTCGGCTTCGGCTTCCCGTACGACTCGCGGCTGCAGAACGCGCTCCTCAAGCACGTGCGCGAGGCGGGCCTGCACACCAGTTGGACGGAGCCCGACGAGGCGTACGAGAAGGCGGTGACCGCGTTCGCCGACGCGGGTCCTTGCGGGCCCCCGCTGTACGCCGTCGCCTCCTTCGTGCGCGAACTGGCCCCCCACGTGCGGGCGATCGTCCTCGGCGCCGCGCTGACGCATCTGACGATGCCCGGGGTGCCCGACCTCTACCAGGGCACCGAGGGCGAGTACCGCGCCCTCGTCGACCCGGACAACCGCGGGCCCGCGCGGTTCCAGCCGCACGTCCTGGAGCGGCTCGACACCCAGCGGGAACGCTGGGACCTCTCGGAGGAGAAGCTCGCGCTCACCGCGGCGGCGCTGCGCCTGCGCGCGCGGCGGCACGAGCTGTTCGGGGGCGCGGCGACGTACGAGCCGCTGACCGCCGAGGGGCCCGGCGCGGCGCACTGTGTGGCGTACGCGCGCTCCGGAGAGGTCGTGGTGGCGGTGACGCGGCTTTCCCTGCGCCTGGAGGAGGCCGGGGGCTGGCGGGAGACGGAGCTGGCGCTGCCCGCGGGACGGTGGGCGGATGTGCTCGCTCCGGAGCGGGAGTTCGACGGGCACACGCGCGTGGCGGCGCTCTTCGCCGAGTCCCCCGTCGTGCTCCTCACCCGCCTCGCCGAGGAGTAG